In Streptomyces sp. NBC_01717, one DNA window encodes the following:
- a CDS encoding (2Fe-2S)-binding protein has protein sequence MYVCSCFGVTEQQVKEHADAGACTPRQIASACKAGTDCGGCVRRIQAMLGRGACGRRELLEQKLTPGVESGAASDADPGRAPGIAPGGAPGIAPGRVPGIRLPDAA, from the coding sequence ATGTACGTCTGCTCGTGCTTCGGCGTTACGGAGCAGCAGGTCAAGGAGCATGCGGACGCCGGGGCGTGCACCCCCCGCCAGATAGCCTCCGCCTGCAAGGCGGGCACGGACTGCGGCGGCTGTGTCCGCAGGATCCAGGCGATGCTGGGCCGCGGCGCGTGCGGTCGTCGCGAGCTGCTCGAGCAGAAGCTGACGCCCGGTGTCGAGTCCGGTGCGGCCTCCGACGCCGACCCGGGCAGGGCGCCGGGTATCGCCCCCGGCGGGGCTCCGGGCATCGCCCCCGGCAGAGTCCCGGGCATCCGGCTCCCCGACGCGGCCTGA